The window TTCGTGGTGCTGGCCACGGTGGCGGACAAGACGTTCATTTCGTCCGAAACAGTGCGTTTCGGAATCCGTCTGGGGGCCTATATTCTGGCGATCATCGCCGGGGGGACCGACCTGCTGGACGGCTATCTCGCGCGGCGCTGGAATCAGGTGACCGATTTCGGTGCGCTGATGGACCCGCTGGCGGACAAAATCTTCGTGACGGCGACGATGCTGATCGCGGTCGAATGCCGCCTGATGCCGGCCTGGATCGTGATCGCGGTGCTCTGCCGGGAGTTCATGGTGACGGGGCTGCGGACGCTGGCCGCGAAGAAGCAGGTC of the Victivallis lenta genome contains:
- the pgsA gene encoding CDP-diacylglycerol--glycerol-3-phosphate 3-phosphatidyltransferase, with the translated sequence MKLPNLPNMLTISRILFVLVFVVLATVADKTFISSETVRFGIRLGAYILAIIAGGTDLLDGYLARRWNQVTDFGALMDPLADKIFVTATMLIAVECRLMPAWIVIAVLCREFMVTGLRTLAAKKQVVISADHWGKLKTALQMLMLAIAGASWVWEFDLQQEKWFGIRLWYVWIAYLCGIVLVTVGSGAGYFVRYHSLYLGEDDAGKA